The proteins below come from a single Aegilops tauschii subsp. strangulata cultivar AL8/78 chromosome 6, Aet v6.0, whole genome shotgun sequence genomic window:
- the LOC109768388 gene encoding SKP1-like protein 1 has translation MATAEAGENKMIMLISSDGMEFEVEEAIAMESQTIRQMIEDECAGKGIPIPNINSKILSRVIEYCNKHVPTMPTTGATGAATSDTVAPAALAEDLKIWDREFIKVNRATLLDLNQAASYLNIKGLLDLTCQTTDTISGHNLEELRSFLQHQERLLA, from the exons ATGGCGACCGCAGAGGCAGGCGAGAACAAGATGATCATGCTCATATCGTCTGACGGCATGGAGTTCGAGGTAGAGGAGGCAATCGCCATGGAGTCGCAGACCATCCGCCAAATGATCGAGGATGAGTGCGCCGGCAAAGGCATTCCGATCCCCAACATCAACTCCAAGATCCTCTCCAGGGTCATCGAGTACTGCAACAAACACGTCCCGACCATGCCAACCACTGGAGCCACCGGTGCCGCCACGTCTGACACCGTGGCTCCCGCCGCCCTAGCCGAGGACCTCAAGATCTGGGACAGAGAATTCATCAAGGTCAACCGTGCCACCCTCTTAGATCTCAACCAG GCTGCAAGTTACCTCAACATCAAGGGGTTGTTGGACCTGACTTGCCAGACTACCGACACGATTAGTGGCCATAATCTGGAGGAGCTCCGTAGTTTCCTTCAGCATCAAGAACGACTACTTGCctga